The Neoasaia chiangmaiensis sequence GGAGTTGAAAGCGGCGGGCCGCGATATCATCAGCCTGTCGGCCGGTGAGCCGGATTTCGATACGCCAGCCAATGTGAAGGCCGCCGCGATCCGTGCGATCGAGGCGGGCGAGACCAGATATACCGACGTGGCTGGAACGCCGGCGCTGCGGGCCGCGATCGCGGCGCGCCTGAACGCGGATTTCCAGACGGATTACCGGGCCGAGGAGATCGTCGTTTCCACGGGTGGCAAGCAGGTCATCTACAACGCCATGGTCGCTACCCTCGACGCAGGGGATGAGGTCGTTATTCCCGCGCCCGCCTGGGTTTCGTATCCCGATATTGTCGCGCTGGCCGATGGCGAGCCGGTCGTGGTGCCGACGAAGGCGGAGAACGGTTTCAAGCTGACGGCGGAAGAACTGCGCGCGGCGATCACGCCGCGCACCAAATGGCTGATGCTCAATTCGCCCTGCAACCCGACGGGGGCGGCTTACAGCGAAGCGGAACTGCGTGCACTGTGCGATGTCCTGCTCGACCACTCGCGCATCTGGGTCTTCACGGACGATATCTATGCCAAGCTGGTCTATGACGGTTTCGTCGCCAAAACCGTTGTGCAGGTTGAGCCGCGGCTGCGTGATCGCACCCTCACGATGAACGGCATGTCCAAGGCCTATGCCATGACGGGCTGGCGCATCGGCTTCTCCGCCGCGCCGCTGGAACTGACGAAGGCGATAATCAAGCTGCAGGGGCAGAGCACGAGCAATGCCTGCTCGATCGCGCAGGCCGCGGCGCTGGAGGCCGTATCCGGTCCGCAGGATTTCATCGGCGAGATGGTCGCGGTGTATGAGGCGCGGCGCGATCTCGTGGTCGGCATGCTGAACCAGACGGCGGGCTTGCGTTGCCATCGGCCTGAGGGAGCCTTCTATGTTTTCCCCTCCATGGAAGGCACGATCGGCAGGAAAACGCCAAGCGGCACCGTGATCGACAGTGACGAGGCATTCGTCACGGCATTGCTGGAGGAAACGGGCGTGGCTGCCGTGCATGGCAGTGCGTTTCTGATGCCGGGCTATTTCCGTATTTCCTACGCGACCGATACGGCAAGCCTGCGGGAAGCCTGTACGCGCATCCAGCGCTTCTGTGCGTCGCTGTCATGACCTTCCATGTTGCAGGGCGACTCAGGGGCCTGCCGCAGCCTGCCACGATCGCCATGTCCACCCGCGCGCGCGAGTTGCGTGCCGAAGGTGCAGATGTCATCTCCCTGGCCCTGGGCGAGCCGGATTTTCCGTCGCCGCCCGAAGCCGTGGAGGCCGCTGCGGCGGCGGGGCGCGCGGGTGACACCCGCTATCCGCCGATCGGCGGACAGCCTGCGCTGAAGGCGGCCATTGTCGATAAATTCCGACGTCAGAACGGGCTGGACTTCACGCCGGAGCAGATTCTGGTGGCCAATGGCGGCAAGCAGGTCATCTTCAATGCCTTCATGGCGACGCTGGAACCCGGCGATGAGGTGATCGTTCCCGCGCCGTATTGGGTGAGCTATCCCATTATCGCGCGCATGATGGGCGGGGTGCCGGTCGAGGTGCCGTGTCATGAAGCGAGTGGGTTCCGTCTCCGGCCGCTGGCCCTGCGCGCGGCGATCACACCCCGGACGCGCTGGCTGGTGCTGAACTTCCCGAATAATCCCAGCGGCGCGAT is a genomic window containing:
- a CDS encoding pyridoxal phosphate-dependent aminotransferase; this translates as MSLIAARLNRISPSQTIAISQKARELKAAGRDIISLSAGEPDFDTPANVKAAAIRAIEAGETRYTDVAGTPALRAAIAARLNADFQTDYRAEEIVVSTGGKQVIYNAMVATLDAGDEVVIPAPAWVSYPDIVALADGEPVVVPTKAENGFKLTAEELRAAITPRTKWLMLNSPCNPTGAAYSEAELRALCDVLLDHSRIWVFTDDIYAKLVYDGFVAKTVVQVEPRLRDRTLTMNGMSKAYAMTGWRIGFSAAPLELTKAIIKLQGQSTSNACSIAQAAALEAVSGPQDFIGEMVAVYEARRDLVVGMLNQTAGLRCHRPEGAFYVFPSMEGTIGRKTPSGTVIDSDEAFVTALLEETGVAAVHGSAFLMPGYFRISYATDTASLREACTRIQRFCASLS